The sequence ACCATCCCCTTGTACTATCCCTTTACAATATACTTTTTATTGAGCACTTTGCTGCTGAAATGCTGCCTCTtgccttttttacttttaaattatctAAATTTATTGTGTATTATGGTGTCTGTagtaagtttcttttttttttccccccctaccCTAGACTAATTTCAGAGTATTTGTAATATGTCCTTGAAATTTATACTACTGCACGTAGTTCTTAATGTATCGTTGGGTTTAGAGGCGGCGTTTTCCCGGTGACACCCGTGGGGCGCGGGCAGCAGCGCGGCCCCGGGCTCTTGTTCGGCTTTTTTATTTGGGAAGTTTTAAGAAATTTCAGCAGCAAAGTCACTGCCCCGTGGGACCGCGGCCGCCGTGTGCGCGGTGCGGAGCCATCCCCGGGGCTTGTTTTCCCTGGGGCCCGCGCCCCCCTCCCGGTTCCGTTGTGTTTCCGCGGGGTTCCAGCGGAAGAGGCGAAAACCTGCGGCAGCGATCGCGTCTGTACGTTAACGAGCACAACCGCGCCGGGTGTCAGATCCCTTGTTTGTAATAAAGCCGTTCCTCAGCCAGCGCCGCCTCCAGCCTCAATGACGCCGATAAAggccctgcccggccctgcgcctccctcccggccccgcgctcccgggcggggcggccccggcggcgcTTCCGGTTCCGGCGCTTCTGGTTCCGGTGGGGCGGCGGTTCCGGTTCCGGCGGGCCGGGTGCGGGCGGGCGGTGGCATGGCGCGGAGCACGCTCTCCTCCCGCTTCCGCCGCCTCGACATCGACCAGTACGACGAGAACCGGTTCGTGGAGGAGCccgaggaggcggcggcggccgagCCCGACGCCAGCCCCGAGGTGGAGGCGCTGCTGAGGCAATATCCTttggggcgggggccggggggagcgggcggaCCCGCCGCCGGGCCCTGGCGCCTCTCGGAGCggagccccggggccggccgggACGGGCAGGGCCCCGACCAGGTGCGCGGAGGCGCCGACGTGCCCGCCCTCGCCCGTGACCGAGCGTCGGTAGCCACATCCCCGCGTCGGTCGCCCTGGGCGGCACGCGCAGGAGCGGGGCCCCGCGGAGCGTTTCGCTGCCTTCGCCTCCCCTCACCGGGCCGGTGCGCGCCCCCCGGAGCCGCCGCGGTGCGATAAACGCGTGATTCGTCCCCGTTTGCGGCGCTCGGCGCGGTCACGCCGCGCTGCCGGGGCCGCTGCCGGGGCGTTTGAGTCCTTGACGGCTGCCGCAGAGGGGACGCGCTGCGGGCCTTCCACACGGCCATGAGGAGCTGCCCCGCGCACGGCCGGAGCGCGGCGGGGAAGGTGAGCGGGGCGGGCACGGGCAGGGCCGCGGGGAGCTGACACAGCGTCACCCCGGAGGCCCGAGCAGCCCCCGGCAACGTGCCGGGTCTCCTGCACCGGCGATCCCCGCGTTCCCCCGTTCCCTCTCACCTCCTCGGTTACAGACATAAGCCAGCCTTCGGCGCGGCCGCTGCACCTCGGAGCACACTTCGTGGAACACAAGTCCTGGGTTGTTTCCAGCTTTGCTGGCTCCCACGTTACTCTCCTTTCCTTGTCTTCGCAGGAACAGGCCCAGGGAACCATGCTCAAAGTCCTCACgtcttttaaaagcagtgaaatagAACAAGCAGTGAATTCCTTAGACCGAAATGGTGTCGACTTGTTAATGAAGTACATTTATAAAGGATTTGAAAAGCCGACAGAAAATAGCAGTGCAATATTACTTCAGTGGCACGAAAAGGTACGTGTTCCTCCTGGTGCTCTCTTGGCTCAGCCACACTCCCCAGGGTCCCTGTCAGCGCTTCTGCAAGAGACGGGGATGGTGGGGGGGGGCTCGTCCCCGAGGAGCACAGCGACTGGTAGTTCCTTGTCTCTTTGAGCTCGGACTCGTTAAGCCTTTGCCTGTGTGTCAGAGCTTACCCGGGGGGGTTGAGACTTGTGGCAGGGCAGTGGCTACGGCAGGAAGCGTTGTGCCACCTTCTGCATCTCATGAGTGCAGCCGCCCCACCAAGGAGAACGTGCTGGGAGTGGAGATGCGGGTGGTTGGACGGTGTAGCTGGGAGCGCTCCGTTGTAGCTGAGCGTTCGGCTCAGGACAGCAGAGAACCCGgttctgcttgattttttttttttcttttcttcctgttgttgTTTCCACTGGAGCCTGGTTTCAGGTAACACGGGTGGGTGCTCCCAGGGTGTAACGTTACACACCACCACCCAGACTGGAAAGGTGACAGTGCTCGGAGCAGGCAGGCACATGTAAAGCACCTCGTCctctctgttttgaaagaacAAGGCAGGTCTGAAGGAGGCCGGGCAGGGCTTACAGCCTGCTTTGCCTGCTGCTTTTTGGTGCTACCGGTAAGACGTGTGGCTTGCTCAGAGAGGAGTCAGCTGCTCGGCAGCTGTACCGGTCTGTCCTCTGGAGCAGGGCTGTCGTCCCTGGGTACGTCAGGTTTGGTAACTCGGGAACGTTTACATGCGTACCGTGTGTGCAGGTTCTGCTCCGAGTGGAGGCTTTGCCATCATTATTTCCtagagacactttttttttgagaggaaaaaaggggtAGAATGAGGTGGAACAGCCCAAGCTGCCTATGTGTGAAAAGTAAGTTTTTGGAGCAAAGCCATATCCTCTTCTGTTACTAAATACTTAATTGTTCTTTTAAGATGCCTTTTGCATGCGACGTAGTGGCTGGCTTGTGCAACACACTGACTCTGGGTaacctttctccttttcccatccCCACAGGCATTAGCAGTAGGTGGACTAGGTTCCATAGTAAGAGTTCTTACAGCAAGAAAGACTGTTTAAAGACTATTAACTTGAACCAAGATGATGATCCGGTTTGGACTCAGAAGAAGGAATTAGCTGACGTGACACTGGTCCATCTTTATTAGAGATTGCAATCTAATCAACTCCTATGGAAACCTCTTGGAATGCTTTTAACCTTAAAGGTGGGGGAAGAGCAAAAGTATTCCTGCATATTCCGACTATCACATACAGGAGCCAAGACGTTCTCCTGCTCCCTTCTCTCCAAGGCAGAGAGAAGGCACACTCCTGCCTCCTGCTACTGTAAGTGAACAGGTATTTCCAGATGCTGCTTTATCCAAGTGTGGTGAAACAAGATCCCGTGTGTACTGCTTGTTGAAGAGGTAGCCACGTCCTTGGCAGATGTAAGGACCTGACAGCTCGTGGGCGGGAGAATGGTTATTAGAGCGGCGGTTTCGTACATGTGGTTGAAGGACGAGTTGGACTGTGGGGTTGGGTTCAATGTAAAGTGCCTGCTGCATCAATAAAGTTCTTGGATCACAtgacttcatttattttttgctaaatTGTAAGTCTGACACTTATTCAAAAGCAGGCCAGCAATATACCAGGTCTAAGCTAAGTGTCCACGTTTGCATGAATGCTCTTAACTCCAGCGATTTACAGGATTTGTCCTCAAATCCAGCTCTACAGGCTGTAGGGAGTGAGACTGAGCTCAGCTGTTCCAATCAAGGCTTCTAAGATGCAGTGAATACAATACGTACTCAGCCAGGGTTTGATTTTTTATATTCTTGTCCATCCTAGAAAGTcaagaaaatacttcagaacTTACTATTTCTGTATTAGTGTTCCCTCACCTTCTGCAGGACTGAAGTACAGCAAAATGAGCTGCCTCCTTCGAGTCAGGGTGCACAGATGTTTTATCCTTGATCTGTCCAGACACAAGGACACAACTACTCCAACCAGCGCTGTCTCCACCGTCAGTTACAGcacccctggggctgtgcagcaTCTCTGGGCTCGGCTGGCGTCCTGTGCCATGAGGCTGGCAGGGTCAGCTGCCGGGAAGGAGCCTTCCTCTTGCCACGCACGAGCACGCTCCAAGTGAAGCAGCTGCTCggggcagccctgctcccttCTGTCTTTGGTTTTATCAGCTGCTAaaagtgcagcagcagctgccgtGGTGAGAGGTGATTTTAGGAGGCAGCAGCACTCTGCCTCATGCCTGGCGTAACTCCCTGTGAGAAATAGAGCCCTTAATTACGTGGCTGACACACCCCTGGTTACCGTGGGCAGAAGGTGGGGTTGGTTCatgctttgaaattttaaatagcTATAGCATCCCAGTGGAGATAACCAGAActataaagagaaagaaatcaagatTAGGGTTTTGATCCAAAATGTATTGCACCACAAATTTCATAGTGTTTCATAATACAATCCATATTTACAGCatagaaggaaagaaatccaATGGCCATAGAAAGGATGATGTATACCACTGCTTTTATACAAGGGAAAGTGCATTAGCTTcttatatatgcatacacaccAGTCTTGTTCTGAGATCTAAAGAAAATTCAACACTTAAGAACTAGTTTATGGTAAGTTGATGCTGTATGAGCTTCGGGATCTTAAACTGAAGTTGTGTTAGTGAATATATAATCTAAGATTTCATGTTGTCAGTCTGTATCCCAGGCTGCCTGCACTGCTTTTCTTACTGTTCAGCAGTAACCTTTCAAGCCAGGATCAACATAAACCGATTAGTCATTCAGCAGGCATCAGCGTGAGCAGAGGGAATCCTGTCCCTGGTCTCGGGTCCCACAGAAATAGGCCAGGGCAAAGGGACGTTCTAAAGAAAAAGGCCTTAGAGAATAAAATCTTCCCAGAACCAACACGGTTATCCTGCCCCTGCTTTGTTTCAGTAGAGAAACAATTGATGGAAAACTATTTTTGattgtcttttttcttattaGAGCTGAGTTGTACTCTGCCCATGAACTGCTCTGTGCTGTCGTTAAGTGCCACAGATCAGGTTACTAAAGACTCTGTTTGGACAAGCTTTAGTGTACTAAAAAAATCCTGTTGGTTTTCCTGACTTCAAATAAACATCACCTAGCTCTAAAGCGAGGAGTGTCACTGTGCCAAGGTGACAGCTACTGCAGTACCTGTGCCTGGGATATGGCTCATTAACAAAGCCTGGAGAGGCCAGCGAGGGCACGGACTGGCCACACATCTCCTGCTCTGGTACTGACCTCCCATGCAAGGATTCTTCACCTTTACCACAGCACGAGTGTGCAGGGAGGCACGGAGCAGCTCGGGCTGTAACTAACACCGCATCTCGACTGCCACCACCAAGGTCATTCAGACCCCTGTTGGCAAAGCAAAGTTAAAACCTCaacagggactttatctccactgcaggacaggctgaattttcttcaatatatttaataaaagtacTGTTAGTAACACAAACCTCACTGTAAGAATTACCAGAATTGCAGCCTGCTCATCGAATTCCATACAGATGTAGTTTTTTGAAAATAGGTCCCATTTTTAAGAAGTCAGActtactgctgcttctccttttcatCTAGACTTGGCAGTGGTGTTAGTAACTACGGGCAAAATTGTGCTTCTGCTCTGTGAGGCAAGTGCCACCTTGGTCCCCTTTTCTtaagggagaaggaaagcaagctGCTGGAACCAAGGTTTATTCATTAAGAGTTGAATTTTGCcctcaaaaacaaaacctcatgAGCAGCATTTCTTTTACCACGTAGTTAGGCCACAGTTAACAGCCCACTACATGTTCATTAACAGTTTTTAAGCATCAGTATTTGAAGTACAGAAAACCACAACCAAGGAGGTGGATACAGTTATGAAGATTATTCGCTAGCAGActtggggggggaaaaaaaaaatcaaagtgtttAGTACCAATATTCTTCACTCTTTGTCACtagattattaattttttttttaaataaaaggtattCTCAGTGTGCATTTACAATACCTGgaattcagctttaaaaatttaaaatggtttaCTACCCCTTCTTCCCAATGCTAACAACCTATGGTACAGGCTACTAGATTAGTTTTAAAGGCGACTGAGTATTAGGTACTATAATTAAGaccattttaaatattatttttctttaagaaaagtaaaatcagACAACTCTAAAGTTGTGCTCTCAAATTAAATAATCATCATCAACATGCAGCCTTCAGGACTGCAGGCCAGGATATATGCACCTTAAATTACACAGTGATATGAAAAAATGCGAACTATTAGTTACGTCAGTATAAGAAGGCAAGgcagatttcttttttggttAAAGCTCCTGCTCCTGTTCTTTGAAAGGCTTTTCAAACCGTCAAGAACTCAACACAGGACTGCCAACGTTTTTTTGCACTGCTTGCTTTCCACAGCGAGACAAGGAAGCGTTACTGGGTCTAGAGTTACTCCACTCTAGCGCTCCGTAGCAGAAGCTGGAATCGCCCTCGTACCAGACGCACGTGCCAGAAGCCTGAACCACCAGCACCGGTGTGAGAGAGGTTAATGCTGCCCTTTGGTGCCGAGAAAACAAGACGGGTGAGCACAAGGAGCTGACTTCTGTTAAGAAACCATCGAGACAATGGTCCCCGAATCCAACCCAGAAGAGGGGTTTCAGTTTGTAGTGAAAATATCTCCTTGCACAGTATTAGTTTTGTAAACAGTGTCAAAAGTTCTTGTACAAAATACTGCAATGACAGTGATTAAGACACACCTGAATTAGTGTGTTCAGCgttcttttcacagaaaaaagtggctggatgCTGACTGCCCGTTTTCAGGTTCCCTTAAGGCCACAGTGTCCTTGGGCTCGAGATAGACGGCCGGATACTGCCTTTAGGAGATGGCTTTGACCCAAACCATGACATCTAGGACAGGAAAGCACAACACACATTATGCTAGGTTCACACTTTTAAGAAGCTGAAGATCTGAAAAAGACAGAATATGGTACATAGGCATCTCCCCACCATTTGATGGGAAGAACTATTTATAAAACAGAATGCTGCAGACTTCAGACTGAAGTGAAGATAATTTCACACAATCGAATCTGGAAGAAACAGCATCCATTTTCCCAAGTGAAGATGACTGAAGATTACACTTACAGATATTCCCTTAAAATAATCACAAATCGCTGGGCAAAACTGCTGTTACTCCTTCTCTGAAGCACTGGAAAGCATTTCCCTCACTGAAATGGACAATTTCTGACATGTATGTATGTGATTAgctaacattttaataataaattacatttattattgTAGCTAACACCTGGGAAAGATATATTAAGTACTTTTAAGTACATCTAAGGATTTTCATTCTGCCTGCTGGGAGTCCCATTAGAGACGACAACTGGAACAGAACCTTACCTTGTACTCCAAAGTTTCTTTaagcatgttttcttcctcttgtgaAAAATTCAGTAACACAGACACAGCTTTGATTAGATGGAATGCCTGAAAGACACCACAGGATGTTGTTGCTTATGATGCTCTCAGGCTCAAGTGGTTTATGcctttttcttgggttttttttttttttttgctgcctttcttGAATGTACAACCACTCTAACTACACACTCCATGTGCTTTTTAGAGCAGTGCAGAGGGAACGTCTTGTAGCTTCAGATCTTTAACTTCCAGACATAACTACTTcttaaaaattcacatttctctttcacttAGTTCCTAATAATCTGTACTTCCAAACATATCACTGTTAGCTGTTTTGCTTCATTGTGCTGAATCAGTCAACAACTTTTTAAGTGTAAAAGTACAGAATTGGCATAGAAGTGTCCTTAGCAGGTAACAGGTGgcagctgagagagagagacttagcAAGAGAAGGTAAGTGTACATCTTTACCTCAGATTCCCGGCAGGACATGAATTTTAGTACAACGTGTTTAAGGTATTCAAAGTTTATCTCCCTTGAGTCATTTAAATCAGAGTTGTTTGTGACAGTCACAGAAGCATTAGGCACTtcagaatttgctttttcacGTACTTCAGGTACGTCACCGTCAGGCcttattttctgaaacaagaaaaagagaagtacACTGTAGACTGTCAGGTTGACACTGGGAGAGGATCCAGGTCCGAGATACCTAACACAGAGGGCTTGTATCCACAAGGTGGGTACAACCTGGGCATCAGTAGGACAAGCTTCTCATCCTTCATGGGATCCCAACAGAGAAGTGTCTTCACCTCCCTCTAGACTCCAGGACAGAAGCTAGTTGTTGTTAGCGTTACGTGTGTGTTACCCAAACCAGCATGGAACTGGCTCCATGGTAGAAACCATCACCtgatcattttcttttatcactAACCTGCTCTGTGCCTTTCAAACGTGGGCTTTCTCCAAAACAATTTTCAAGctcagaacaaaaataacaattGTAAAacctctgttatttttttagaaatacaagaatttttttcttgcagaggaAAACTATTTTAGCAGGGTTTAAAGGAGAGCTTTCCCTGGGGGAGATACCACTCTCATGGTAAAACTTAGCTGAATGGCAGCTAAGTAGCAATCAAACCTCAGTTGTTCACTCTACACAAATCTATTAAATGGCCAAGATTACCAAACACAGGTCTTCTGTAGCTAAAATTCTCCGTTGCAAGAGCTGAGTGGGGATGGCTACCTGTCACACCATCCATTCAATAAATGATCCAGAATAACATACTTCCTTAATTTAAGGGTTCACCAATCTGCCTTCAAACACAAGGAAACTGCAGACATCCCTAGTAAAAAAATTAGGCTCTAGCTAGAAGTCAAGCTCTTGGTATTAGTAGTGCAAGTAACTGTCAGTAAGTGCCATCTgaagagactgaaaaaacaCAACCCTTACCAACTCCTTCTGGAGGGTCTTCTTGAGTTCTGTCATTCTCTGCTGTAGCTGCTTTATCATCTGTAAGCACAGCAAAGGATAGTGTCAATACAGTATTCATTGTCAGGACACATTCTGACCCACAGGTATCTGGAAAAACCCCTGACAAACAAGAGTAATGAGTGAAACGATCATTAAACAACATTGACAGCTCTGAGGAAGCAACCTGAGTGCCTTGCCTTTCTAGCTGCACACATTAACAGGTATCTGACAGGATACTCGGGCTTTAATGTGACAGCACAGTGGAAGTGAACGGAGTTCACACAAAAGGGCTCTGCAGGAAAGCTGTAAATGGTATCATTTGGTGCATCTTTCTTCCAAAATTCATAAGGATTCCTACGATTCTGGCTGCAGTTTTTATCCACTGTTACTAGATCCTCGTACaatccagattaaaaaaaaagactcataGAATACTGGATTCAAATTGGATCTGCCACTTTGGTAAGCCTGTCCTTCTAAGGCTGCAGCATGGGCAGCACCAATTATTCAGCTTCCTAATTAAAAGGGGCAATATTAacagctgtttctgctgtttcagtTCACCTTGTTTTTCTCAGCAATTTGCTGTTCCAGCTCTCTGTTACCCTTCTGGAGTTGAATGACATCTGCAGCTGCTACCTCTCCATTCTGCTCCACCACACGGTTTTCTGGAGAATGGAAATCCTTGTTGTTCAAGGCTGTTGTTGATTCCTCTAGTTCTGAAACCTATAAAAATTGAAAGAGTGAATTGCAGAGATATCGTGACATTTGCAGCCCATTAACACTCCCCAGGGAGAAAGCTAGGCTACTTTTTGGTTGTTATTTTGGGGAgtgggggtggtgggtgcttttttaaaccagaaagCATTAGCGGCAATCTAGTTGGCTACATCTCTCACTGGCCTGCTTATTACTTTTGGGTCTCTGTCTCATTGGTTTCATAATCGTTCTCTCAAGACGTTTTATGAGTCAAATAAAATAAGGTGGTGTCTTTCATAAACCAGATACAGATCTGACAGGGAACAGCTTTCTTTAGTAAGACAGGGAACAACAAATAATGGTGGTCTACACTGCTGGTGTTTCAGGTCATAAGCAAGTTGTCGGAGTAAACAGCTCCAAGGATGTATCACCAGGCACGACAGAACTGGGGTCTCTTGCACATCTGCTTATTTTCCTAAGAAGTCTGAACAGATCAGCTTTGCAACTGCActcacatttttctcatgttctCTGGCCAACAGGCACTCCTGTAGCTGCAGCTTCAGTTCTTcaatttcctttcttgctgtttcttccttctccaccgCCTGGCTATTACTTGCTTCTACGTCAGACTGCAACCGATGCATTTGCAGCAAGACAGCTTCATGATCTGAGAGAGGAGAGACCTGCTTAGTATCAGTCTACTGACTCAAATGGGAGTTGCCAATTATTCTTCTTAAACAAAGCAAGTTACAGTGACAGTAAATCCTGACCTTTTTGCCTTGCTCTGTTGTAAAGACAGAAAGATGATGGATTTTAAGCCACCCAAGCTCACATGCGTGTTTTTGCAAAGGAGCAGCCTAACTGTCTGAAAGTCAGGGTGATTTTAATACTTAACAAAATAATTAGCAATTAAGCCTGCTCCAAAAGACCTCCATCAAAAGTCTGTGTGACTTGTGCTGTGACTGCACAGGAACAGTTGGGGCTGAGCTGCGAGCACAGACGGCTAGCTGGCACAATGGCCACCCACACATGGCCACCCAATGGAGTGGTGCAACAAGAGGCTACAGTTTTGTCCCCTTTCTAAATAATGgcaacacagaagagaaacacGGTGGGGTCAGGAACTGAATGAAGATGACTGCACTTCACTTTTCAGTGTGACTGTGGAGTATCAGTTTGCAGCTGCTCTTTAATCTTTCACACACCTGCAGTTTTTAAAGTGGTGCAATGAAGTAGCAGGTTTTGATCTGTATCATTTCATGTGTTTTGTGCAAaacaatatttacaaaaaatacagcaagattTGTTATTTTATGGTGTATGAAGTGGTTTTGTCCTATTGTTACTGAAGGATACAAGATTTGGAAAATTCTAATAGATTAAATATGGAAGAGGAATCTAGAATTATTAAAATCTATAGACAGGCAAGCCCAGAACTAGAGACTGTACTTAGATAAAACTGTCTGGGATACAGGAGACTCGTTTGGTCTAACCTTGACTGAGTTGGTTCagttcttccttctgttttagaagcaaatcacatttttcatcAATCAGCTggtctttttcctttattaaggAAGTCAGATGTGAAACCTTCAAAGcaggcaaagaaacaaacagaagtcATTAAAGATACAAAACTAGAAGAGGGTATTGGAAGATTTCAATATACCTCAGAggttcagaatttatttttttgtgggaaGGACCAGAGAAGAATTCTTGTATCAGTGACAAGGGCAGTGGCTGTTATCTACAactggcaggggctgcctgaGCTCCGTGCTAGGCAATGCAACACCTTGAAGAAGGGGTTTGTGCAGCGTTAGTGTAACAGATAATGCAATGTGGATGTTTGATCTATCCAGAGACTCAGAGAAAGCATCACCTCTACAATGCTGACCTCATTAAAAAGCACTGAAGTCTACGTGCTTCAGAAGCTAAAGCACACCTTGCTTCTGAGCAGCTCTGTGCCACAACTACAGACTGCCTCCTAACCGGCAGGTGGCAGCTGTCAAACAGCTGCTGACCACAACCAGGGATCACCCTGTACCCCTTCTACATACAGCCAGACCAAGCAAGCACAGATCTACAACAGTCccagaagaataaagaaaccaaaagaCGGGATTAAATTCAGTCAGACTTGCTCAGTTGGTATTAACCAACCTGCTGTTGTAATTCCTCCCTTTGTTTTCGTGTTTCTTCCAATGCTTTGGCAATCTCAACGCTGACAGTCTCCCTGCTGCTCAATTcattctgcaaagcaaaagtaATTCAGAGGTTACTCAAGACAACTAAAATCAAGTCAGTCTCTCATCTTTAAACCCAAATCCATTAGCAACTAGAACTTCTGGGTGTTCTAACACACAGTGATTTACGCTTCCAAATGAGagttactgttttgttttactgcactgctgctctctgcacatGTAAGAGCAATACAGAACTGATGTAAGGGGCCAAACATACCCAATGCTTAAAAGATCTTTTAGCTTGAAGTCTCTGTTACAAAGTAGCTCATTCCTACAACTACTCTTCACTCCAGCTGTGCATCCAAGAGTagctatagaaaaaaaacactttcaacAATCTAAAATTACAGTCAAAAGACTGAGTATAAGCTGTAAATACCTGAACAACTTAAGTTTCTAACTTTGTTTTGAATGCTACAAGTGGAATTTGATGTTGAACTATTCTGTATTCACTACGGCCAACAGGATTTAAAAGCTCTTCATGCCTGACAATACAGGAATGTATTACTTCTGCCTGAGTTACGCAGACCCAAGCATTCTGTTTCAGGAAAGGATCAGCCATTTGTAACACTCCTCAAATGCATTTCTATTGAGCACCAAAGATGATTTACAGCTCTAAGTACACATAACCTGCATGTAATGTGACTCCAAGTACTGAAATGTAACACACTTTGCCGTTAACTGTTTCTCAAACTCAGGTCTCTATTTAACCAACCTCACTAACCAATTAAGCCCTTACCTTTAGCCTGTTCAATTCAGACTCTTGGTTTTTT is a genomic window of Nyctibius grandis isolate bNycGra1 chromosome 16, bNycGra1.pri, whole genome shotgun sequence containing:
- the ARPC5L gene encoding actin-related protein 2/3 complex subunit 5-like protein gives rise to the protein MARSTLSSRFRRLDIDQYDENRFVEEPEEAAAAEPDASPEVEALLRQGDALRAFHTAMRSCPAHGRSAAGKEQAQGTMLKVLTSFKSSEIEQAVNSLDRNGVDLLMKYIYKGFEKPTENSSAILLQWHEKALAVGGLGSIVRVLTARKTV